A single genomic interval of Centropristis striata isolate RG_2023a ecotype Rhode Island chromosome 8, C.striata_1.0, whole genome shotgun sequence harbors:
- the LOC131976773 gene encoding macrophage mannose receptor 1-like — MTERRLIVMKGTQTFYLLFISGLCSYALGSSEFHLNTVSKTYADAKTYCREMYSDLATVHNSTDMDSLIALVPNSILRAWIGLEIGDVRTWHWSQSGQQLGFLNWREGEPQAKDEDACGAMDQHGKWFESDCGVKRQFVCHGNSDNRALTFVAETKSWRDAQKHCRDLSSDLISIHSAEENEAVRNVSMSQNMWLGLFRDPWKWSDGSNSSFRYWNKGNLILIQENKTWSEALSYCRQHHVDLVHITTEHIQGTAAETAKNATSAHVWLGLRYTCKFNFWFWTKFSPGCYQNWAPGQGPEGKYGCGVTGAIESTGRQQWVGLSETETLNFICSTCTG; from the exons ATGACTGAAAGGAGACTCATCGTGATGAAAGGGACTCAAACTTTCTATCTGCTTTTTATCTCAG GACTTTGCTCCTATGCACTGGGATCGTCAGAATTTCACCTGAACACTGTTTCTAAGACCTACGCAGACGCAAAGACCTACTGCAGAGAGATGTACAGTGATTTAGCTACAGTTCACAACTCCACCGACATGGATAGTTTGATCGCTTTAGTTCCAAATAGCATTCTCAGAGCCTGGATAGGTCTGGAGATTGGAGATGTGAGGACATGGCACTGGTCCCAGTCTGGTCAACAACTGGGTTTCCTGAACTGGAGGGAAGGAGAACCGCAAGCAAAGGATGAAGACGCCTGTGGAGCAATGGATCAACATGGGAAATGGTTTGAAAGTGACTGTGGAGTTAAAAGACAGTTCGTTTGTCATG GTAACAGTGATAACCGTGCTCTCACATTTGTTGCCGAGACCAAATCATGGAGGGACGCTCAGAAACACTGCAGGGACTTATCGTCTGATCTGATCAGCATACACTCAGCAGAAGAAAATGAGGCTGTACGTAATGTGTCCATGTCACAAAATATGTGGCTCGGCCTCTTCAGAGACCCCTGGAAGTGGTCTGATGGGAGCAACTCATCATTCCGCTACTGGAA TAAAGGAAACCTGATACTGATCCAGGAGAATAAGACCTGGAGTGAAGCTCTGAGCTACTGCAGGCAGCACCATGTAGACCTGGTCCACATCACCACCGAACACATTCAGGGAACGGCGGCTGAAACGGCAAAGAACGCCACTTCAGCTCATGTTTGGCTCGGTCTACGCTACACATGTAAATTTAACTTCTGGTTCTGGACTAAGTTCTCTCCTGGCTGTTACCAGAACTGGGCCCCGGGACAAGGACCTGAAGGGAAATATGGCTGTGGTGTAACAGGTGCCATTGAATCCACTGGGAGGCAGCAGTGGGTCGGCCTGTCTGAGACAGAAACACTGAACTTCATCTGCTCCACATGCACTGGATGA